One region of Bacterioplanoides sp. SCSIO 12839 genomic DNA includes:
- a CDS encoding helix-turn-helix transcriptional regulator, with amino-acid sequence MSLMVQEKKQQSFSVNLEALSDLAYASVTHSAGFNPFLEALQQAFNCATATLSIRNTSTGQVMGGWYQDMPHDVIEYYIANLGHRDPLLKRAIEQEHNGFCSAFYSNDNHLDDPVVQAWCEQAGLADGACAIIHKDAHSIFALTLGRGADHGHFQPQELQRLNLLISDLRRAIALRMAFDQTKSTSLLQSIFDSLSLPLLFIKQGGYLSFYNKKAQQWLDSSAVLSINSSGIAEFSDHKNNARLLAYSSSILDKNDTDSKVLSVKANDEGASLLLTPIRSEKESDMGILVTIYPWDKEHGISPERIQKFFALSKTESQVCDYLCRGMALEDIAEETCRGLSTIRSHLKSIYQKTATNRQAELVSHVLTTLMRSDYL; translated from the coding sequence ATGTCATTGATGGTTCAGGAAAAAAAACAACAGTCTTTCTCAGTCAATCTGGAAGCACTCTCTGATTTAGCCTATGCCAGCGTCACTCATTCCGCTGGCTTCAACCCTTTTCTCGAAGCATTGCAGCAAGCTTTTAACTGCGCCACTGCCACACTGTCGATTCGCAACACCAGCACCGGGCAAGTGATGGGCGGCTGGTATCAGGATATGCCTCACGATGTGATTGAATATTACATCGCCAATCTCGGCCACAGGGATCCGCTGTTAAAACGTGCCATAGAACAGGAGCACAACGGATTCTGCAGTGCCTTTTACAGCAACGATAATCACCTTGATGACCCTGTTGTGCAGGCATGGTGTGAGCAGGCTGGCCTTGCAGACGGTGCTTGTGCAATTATTCACAAAGATGCGCACTCAATTTTTGCCCTGACACTGGGAAGAGGGGCCGATCATGGTCATTTCCAACCGCAGGAGTTACAACGACTCAACCTGTTAATCAGTGATCTCCGGCGTGCCATTGCATTACGCATGGCGTTTGACCAGACAAAAAGTACGTCTTTATTACAGTCTATTTTCGACAGCCTGAGTTTGCCGTTATTATTTATTAAACAAGGTGGGTACCTGAGCTTTTATAATAAAAAAGCACAACAATGGCTGGATAGTTCCGCTGTTCTTTCCATTAATAGCAGTGGCATTGCTGAATTTTCTGACCACAAAAATAATGCCCGACTCCTGGCTTACAGCTCATCCATTCTGGATAAAAATGACACTGACAGTAAGGTTTTATCGGTTAAAGCGAATGACGAAGGAGCCAGTTTATTATTAACGCCGATCCGCTCTGAAAAAGAATCTGACATGGGCATATTAGTGACGATTTACCCCTGGGATAAAGAGCACGGAATCAGCCCGGAAAGAATTCAAAAGTTTTTTGCTCTGTCGAAAACCGAGTCACAAGTGTGTGATTATTTATGCAGAGGCATGGCTTTGGAAGACATCGCGGAAGAAACCTGTCGTGGGCTTTCCACCATACGCAGTCACCTCAAATCTATTTATCAAAAAACCGCCACCAATCGTCAGGCGGAGCTGGTATCTCATGTGTTAACAACCCTGATGCGCAGCGATTATCTTTAG
- a CDS encoding response regulator transcription factor, with protein sequence MFVVHKSEGFKQLVQDTYQLAHDVSEPMFKQGVLDRLTQTMTLDTAFWMTRSEVDTPYAAEETYTYHLPEGVQENYLKHPTVLQQALELNQVLMANLGTTIDVKDIIPQAQWHKSDMYLLHCKKYDIEHSVMTLYPSDHNQMIASISLNRHARHPAFTPQERELIQAFVPHMVEAQRLNTLYHFQRHQTAHTLRGVIDKHGKVIESDAGFDEALADIHIDLANLNLSDIQFNDLDSRYICQGYRQSGYIHLTIQQKSPWEILSQRKVEVAHLLVQGKPNKTIANELDMSVETVNEHMADIFKRLRVRSRYEAIAVLSGGSHNRAQPPLLFDRDHTLLYCDKTAAAILDKQQILLDSVVEKADQGQPFFALNGILFQCDKTETFIRISLADYSESLSVLSARELVIAYLIGNLLSNNEIAEQLEISVKTVENQLTSIYRKLKLRNRSELVAQLNGAV encoded by the coding sequence GTGTTTGTCGTGCATAAGTCAGAAGGTTTTAAGCAACTGGTACAGGATACTTACCAACTGGCCCACGATGTTTCTGAACCAATGTTTAAACAAGGTGTGCTGGATCGGCTCACGCAAACCATGACGCTGGATACGGCATTCTGGATGACACGCAGCGAAGTGGATACGCCATACGCGGCTGAAGAAACATACACCTATCATCTGCCCGAGGGCGTGCAGGAAAATTACCTCAAACACCCAACCGTGCTACAACAAGCACTGGAGCTGAATCAGGTGCTGATGGCCAACCTGGGTACGACGATCGACGTTAAAGATATTATCCCTCAGGCACAGTGGCATAAATCAGATATGTATTTATTGCATTGCAAAAAATACGACATTGAACACTCTGTGATGACCTTATACCCAAGCGATCATAATCAGATGATTGCTTCCATTTCTCTCAATCGTCATGCGCGCCATCCGGCTTTTACACCGCAGGAGCGCGAACTGATACAGGCGTTTGTGCCCCATATGGTTGAGGCACAACGATTAAATACTCTGTATCACTTTCAGCGTCATCAGACAGCACATACTCTGCGTGGTGTGATTGATAAACACGGTAAAGTCATTGAGTCCGATGCCGGGTTTGATGAAGCCCTGGCCGATATTCATATCGACTTAGCGAATCTTAATCTCAGTGATATTCAGTTTAATGACCTTGATAGCCGTTATATTTGTCAGGGTTATCGCCAATCGGGTTACATTCATCTGACCATTCAGCAGAAATCCCCATGGGAAATACTCTCCCAGAGAAAGGTCGAGGTGGCGCACCTGTTAGTACAAGGAAAACCCAATAAAACCATTGCGAATGAGTTGGATATGTCGGTCGAAACCGTTAACGAACATATGGCGGATATCTTTAAACGTTTGCGGGTTCGTTCTCGTTATGAGGCGATTGCGGTATTGTCGGGCGGGAGTCATAACAGGGCGCAACCCCCATTGTTATTCGATCGTGATCATACCTTGCTGTACTGTGATAAAACGGCGGCAGCGATATTGGATAAACAACAAATTCTATTGGATAGCGTGGTTGAAAAGGCTGATCAGGGCCAACCATTTTTTGCGTTGAATGGCATTCTTTTTCAGTGTGATAAAACAGAAACATTTATTCGTATCAGTCTGGCGGATTATTCAGAAAGTCTTTCTGTATTGTCAGCCCGTGAACTGGTGATTGCTTATTTAATTGGTAATTTATTAAGTAATAATGAGATCGCCGAACAGCTGGAAATATCGGTTAAAACCGTTGAAAACCAGCTGACCAGCATTTATCGAAAACTCAAGCTGCGCAACCGGTCTGAGTTGGTTGCACAGTTGAATGGGGCCGTTTAA
- a CDS encoding ABC transporter substrate-binding protein: MANVMHIVLKLTGLLLLGLAPFSWGEGESQSLNKDIIFLGANVPPFSWREDDEIIGINIEIAQQAAHASGFSAHSKIVPLKRAFQIIETHQNHFLVGLARTPERERHFKWVKPLITTRIGMLRWQPDPISANDIRAEVCAHYGTPMEHWLKTHNHPDYIIVNDEEACFQLLTNGLVKYWFTEMHLAQYLIKQKELDTNNLIEEKIIMSPQLFLATSLNTSDTVINPIKNQLGIMKEKGIFEKIINRYIKNY, encoded by the coding sequence TTGGCTAACGTCATGCACATCGTCCTGAAATTGACAGGCCTGCTCTTACTTGGGTTAGCACCCTTCAGCTGGGGTGAAGGTGAAAGCCAGAGTCTTAATAAGGATATTATTTTTCTGGGAGCCAATGTTCCACCCTTTTCCTGGCGTGAAGACGATGAAATTATCGGTATAAACATCGAAATTGCACAACAGGCTGCACACGCCTCAGGGTTCTCAGCGCACAGTAAAATTGTGCCGTTAAAACGCGCCTTTCAAATTATCGAAACACACCAGAATCACTTTTTGGTTGGTCTGGCGAGAACTCCGGAGCGCGAGCGACATTTCAAATGGGTCAAACCATTAATTACAACCCGAATTGGCATGTTACGTTGGCAGCCCGACCCAATATCAGCCAATGATATACGTGCAGAAGTCTGCGCCCATTATGGCACTCCCATGGAGCACTGGCTAAAAACCCATAACCACCCGGATTATATTATTGTTAATGATGAAGAAGCCTGCTTCCAACTGCTGACGAATGGTTTAGTGAAATACTGGTTTACCGAAATGCATTTAGCTCAGTATCTCATCAAGCAAAAAGAATTAGACACAAACAACTTAATTGAAGAAAAGATCATCATGAGCCCCCAACTGTTTCTGGCAACGTCGTTAAACACATCAGACACAGTTATTAACCCAATAAAGAATCAGCTTGGTATAATGAAAGAGAAAGGAATATTCGAAAAAATTATTAACAGATACATTAAAAATTATTAG
- the fabV gene encoding enoyl-ACP reductase FabV yields MIIKPKIRGFICTTTHPVGCEANVQEQINITKAQGEVSNGPKKVLVIGSSSGYGLASRITAAFGSGAATIGVFFEKPATEKKAGTAGWHNSAAFDKLAHEAGLYAKSLNGDAFSHEAKAKTIELIKEDLGQVDMVVYSLASPVRKLPDSGEVIRSALKPMGEVYKATAVDTNKDTLFEAEVEPASEQEIADTVTVMGGQDWELWMSALSEAGVLAEGCKTVAYSYIGTEITWPIYWNGALGEAKKDLDRAAHAIDAEMKKIGGSSNVAVLKSVVTQASSAIPVMPLYIAMSFKKMRELGIHEGCIEQINRMFRERLYRSDGAAPEVDNNNRLRLDDWELREDVQAHCKALWPTLTDDNLRDLTDYQEYKDEFLKLFGFGVEGIDYDADVNPVVPFDVVDI; encoded by the coding sequence ATGATTATTAAGCCCAAGATTCGCGGTTTTATTTGCACCACCACTCACCCTGTGGGCTGTGAAGCCAATGTTCAGGAACAGATCAATATCACCAAAGCTCAGGGCGAGGTCAGCAATGGCCCGAAAAAGGTGCTGGTGATTGGTTCTTCCAGTGGTTATGGCCTGGCGTCTCGTATTACTGCGGCATTTGGTTCTGGCGCTGCCACTATTGGTGTGTTCTTTGAAAAACCAGCCACTGAGAAAAAAGCCGGTACTGCGGGTTGGCACAATTCCGCCGCGTTCGACAAGCTGGCGCACGAGGCGGGTTTGTACGCAAAGAGCTTAAACGGTGATGCTTTCAGTCATGAAGCCAAAGCCAAAACCATTGAGCTGATTAAGGAAGACTTAGGCCAAGTGGATATGGTGGTGTATTCCCTGGCTTCACCGGTGCGCAAGCTGCCAGACTCCGGTGAAGTGATTCGCTCGGCACTGAAACCCATGGGTGAGGTGTACAAAGCGACTGCAGTCGATACCAACAAAGACACTTTGTTTGAAGCGGAAGTTGAACCCGCTTCCGAGCAGGAAATTGCTGACACTGTGACCGTCATGGGTGGACAGGATTGGGAACTGTGGATGTCAGCCTTGTCCGAAGCAGGCGTTTTGGCAGAAGGCTGTAAAACCGTGGCTTACAGCTATATCGGTACCGAAATCACCTGGCCGATTTATTGGAACGGTGCATTAGGTGAAGCGAAAAAAGATTTGGATCGCGCCGCACATGCGATTGATGCCGAAATGAAAAAGATCGGTGGCTCTTCCAACGTCGCAGTACTGAAGAGTGTTGTGACCCAGGCCAGCTCGGCAATCCCGGTGATGCCGTTGTACATCGCCATGTCGTTTAAAAAAATGCGCGAGCTGGGCATTCACGAAGGTTGTATCGAGCAGATCAACCGCATGTTCCGCGAGCGTTTATACCGCAGTGACGGTGCAGCTCCCGAAGTCGACAACAACAACCGCCTGCGCCTGGATGACTGGGAATTACGTGAAGATGTTCAGGCCCACTGCAAGGCTTTGTGGCCAACCCTGACCGACGACAATCTGCGCGACTTAACCGATTATCAGGAATACAAAGACGAGTTCCTGAAGCTATTTGGCTTTGGTGTTGAGGGTATCGACTACGATGCGGATGTGAATCCGGTTGTGCCATTTGATGTGGTGGATATCTGA
- a CDS encoding YqaA family protein, with protein MEWLEPGYAALFFLSFIAASLLPLGSEWLLLLMLSQGFSPLYTIVFATAGNTLGSYLNYALGYWAHEWLHKKNKLQGAGWQKAESWFQRYGVWSLLLAWMPVVGDPLTLLAGVLKAPWKRVCTLIFISKSGRYLVVFLLYWMAN; from the coding sequence ATGGAATGGCTGGAACCGGGTTATGCCGCACTGTTTTTTCTTTCTTTTATAGCGGCTTCTTTGTTACCACTGGGCTCTGAGTGGTTGTTGTTATTGATGCTGTCACAAGGGTTTTCACCCCTTTATACCATTGTGTTTGCCACGGCTGGCAATACGTTAGGCAGTTACCTGAACTATGCCCTGGGTTATTGGGCACATGAGTGGTTGCATAAGAAAAATAAGTTGCAGGGTGCCGGTTGGCAAAAAGCTGAAAGCTGGTTCCAGCGTTATGGTGTATGGAGCTTGTTGTTGGCCTGGATGCCGGTGGTGGGAGATCCGTTAACTTTGCTGGCCGGAGTATTAAAAGCGCCGTGGAAGAGAGTATGTACGCTGATTTTTATATCAAAATCAGGGCGTTATCTGGTGGTGTTTTTACTGTATTGGATGGCAAATTAA
- a CDS encoding 8-oxoguanine deaminase, whose amino-acid sequence MSTSTSQSLSHSQKNLWIKHPLACFTANNDDASNGIVINGDRIIELVAKGQQPQSDIHQTFDAREHVLLPGLINTHHHFYQTLTRACPPALNKKLFPWLQTLYPIWARLIPEAHSTAAEMAMVELMLSGCTTAADHHYLFPQGLENAIDQQAEVALKLGMRATLTRGSMTLSQKDGGLPPETVVQTEQQILDDSERLVKRWHQQDEKSLVEIALAPCSPFSVTQDIMKASAVLAEKYKVGLHTHLAETEDENNFCLKMFGLRPLDYLESVGWLNERTWLAHGIHFNDDEIRRLGTAKAGICHCPSSNMVLASGICRVNELKAAGSPVGLGVDGSASNDHSNLMQEIRQALLIQRLRYQADEFTHLDALALATSGSAAVLRRPDIGELAVGKKADLALFKLDESRFSGAHDPLAALVLCGASKADAVMINGEWKVKNKEWLAGDLNELMARHQQAAKTLYNECY is encoded by the coding sequence ATGTCGACGAGCACATCACAATCGTTATCTCACTCGCAGAAAAATCTCTGGATCAAACATCCGCTGGCCTGTTTTACCGCCAACAATGATGACGCCAGTAACGGCATTGTGATTAATGGCGACCGCATCATTGAATTAGTCGCTAAAGGCCAGCAACCGCAATCTGATATTCATCAGACCTTCGATGCCCGGGAGCATGTGTTATTGCCCGGCTTAATTAATACCCACCACCATTTTTATCAGACACTCACTCGGGCCTGTCCTCCGGCGCTGAATAAGAAATTATTTCCGTGGTTACAAACTCTGTACCCTATTTGGGCCAGACTGATTCCCGAAGCACACTCCACAGCAGCCGAGATGGCGATGGTGGAATTAATGTTATCCGGTTGTACCACCGCTGCGGATCATCATTATTTATTTCCTCAAGGATTAGAGAACGCCATTGACCAACAAGCCGAGGTTGCGTTGAAGCTAGGAATGCGCGCGACCTTAACCCGCGGCTCCATGACTCTGAGTCAAAAAGATGGTGGTTTGCCTCCGGAAACGGTCGTGCAAACCGAGCAACAAATTCTCGACGACAGTGAGCGCCTGGTAAAACGCTGGCACCAGCAAGATGAAAAATCTCTGGTCGAAATTGCTCTGGCGCCCTGCTCACCGTTTTCGGTCACTCAGGATATTATGAAAGCCAGTGCTGTATTGGCTGAAAAATACAAGGTTGGTTTGCACACACATTTAGCCGAAACCGAAGACGAAAATAATTTCTGCCTGAAGATGTTTGGTTTACGGCCACTGGATTATCTCGAATCAGTTGGCTGGTTAAATGAACGCACCTGGCTGGCGCATGGAATTCATTTTAATGACGACGAAATTCGCCGTTTAGGAACAGCAAAAGCCGGCATCTGCCATTGTCCATCCTCAAATATGGTATTGGCTTCGGGAATTTGTCGGGTCAATGAATTAAAAGCCGCGGGTAGCCCGGTCGGTTTAGGTGTTGATGGCAGCGCCTCTAATGATCACAGTAATTTAATGCAGGAAATTCGCCAGGCACTATTAATTCAGCGTTTACGCTACCAGGCCGATGAATTTACGCATCTGGATGCACTCGCCCTGGCGACATCCGGATCTGCCGCTGTATTACGGCGGCCAGATATTGGTGAATTAGCCGTTGGTAAAAAAGCCGATCTGGCCTTATTCAAACTCGACGAGTCACGCTTCAGCGGTGCTCATGATCCATTGGCTGCTCTGGTGTTATGTGGCGCCTCAAAGGCCGATGCGGTGATGATTAATGGCGAGTGGAAAGTGAAAAATAAAGAATGGCTGGCCGGCGATCTGAACGAGTTAATGGCACGTCATCAACAAGCGGCAAAAACCTTATACAACGAATGTTATTAA
- a CDS encoding thrombospondin type 3 repeat-containing protein: MKLSAVITTILLWPLLSFSVITQAALVDIKENNNVVYALYAAPNKIIRYDMTTDSFLDEITLSKVPSAFYIDDSHIYLSFNRELRQLSHDGSENNFIRNTSSSISGITGVNNYLIAAQSDSNVTTINKQTLTFIENRDSHYNGQSFIGSSLQNAYYYRTTSVSPSDIHIVSLNVDGTTQRDNDSPYHGDYPNADKIFLNSSENKIYDNAGIIYFSENLNYAGSLSGSFDALTFSQDNPIILREGELILFDQNAIEQGRIQNIGETDFLASYSNKVFTFSSVSNSSLTAKSYDISSFNLPDPGDAIDPTNLSYEAEIIEHNFGDTVFLLDQETLNVFRWDLVNEKYLTSLPLLNYPQRISYSKAHDRIYLGYDSGKITYFDLSSDSPSEQQLTSLPQSVHGLKAFDQYLFAADESGAWNTQYLFNKEGTLLDSKDWRTRSPVYMWNPELNNMYYLSSSDIYWNNIDIVNEKLGVESDSKYHYDTLSRQPPLIMISNNQLILNGGGQILNPNDQLEILNNLSNSISDAVWASDTLITVTSDGGSYQVWKDNYELEIERAISTTAPIRLFENNGDLIIMSSTSGKPVFERFSLGEDEDRDGDGVKDLIDNCLDIANSNQLDTDSDSTGNECDSDNDNDSIPDTYELANNMDPLNASDALLDNDSDGYSNLIEFKLGSDLNDASSVPEVITSISENFNEGSMGMFYSNGNKPWNISPSGKNGSIGLSSSASLDKDTTSSLFITGNFSEGVMSFEHYQFPNSDYQLSIWIDDQHETSFYFSYDNNWESQSFNIEAGTHTIEFRVSTTYFYPDGPSQHLIDNVEFGRDSDQDGIADQYDNCPTISNSWQEDTNNNGIGDECEGQYADDDADGIPLYRDNCPTVSNPEQKDLDFDQYGDACDTDIDGDGINNEIEDSYDFLNPKDSSDALQDQDQDGISNLEEILTGTNPIEANERVRIELLEYFPLGNIDATTRDGGGYQILRGDRPGEYIMSDKNSALYQKFTVTNLGIELTEFFTPEDNFTYNLRGLVEIPKSMYLNEKLTFKYSITRNGQDEANGEQTISLIDIGTTIWNGKGYDYITLRNGDAVRTYLKGIGPMYNGWVNDGEGIIQSISINSLDDTENIESADSSGSSSGGSINPIWALMLFGLLFNLRRRSY; encoded by the coding sequence ATGAAGCTCTCCGCTGTCATCACAACCATCCTATTATGGCCTTTACTATCGTTTAGTGTAATCACTCAGGCTGCTTTAGTAGATATCAAAGAAAATAACAACGTTGTTTATGCCCTATACGCAGCTCCGAATAAGATTATTCGTTATGACATGACAACAGACTCTTTTCTTGATGAGATCACACTAAGTAAAGTTCCTAGTGCATTTTATATTGACGATTCTCATATCTATCTGAGTTTTAATCGTGAACTGCGTCAGCTTTCCCATGATGGTTCAGAAAATAACTTCATAAGGAATACAAGTAGCTCAATTTCAGGCATCACCGGAGTTAACAATTATCTCATTGCAGCTCAATCGGATAGCAATGTTACAACGATTAATAAACAAACTCTGACATTTATAGAAAACAGAGATTCACATTATAATGGCCAGTCGTTTATTGGCTCTTCGCTTCAGAATGCTTATTACTACCGCACGACAAGTGTTAGCCCCTCCGACATTCACATTGTTTCACTCAATGTAGATGGCACAACACAGAGAGATAACGACTCTCCGTATCATGGCGATTACCCAAATGCTGATAAAATTTTTCTAAATAGCAGCGAGAATAAAATATATGACAATGCTGGAATTATATATTTTTCAGAAAACCTGAATTACGCAGGTAGCTTATCAGGCTCTTTCGATGCACTGACATTTTCTCAGGACAACCCAATCATACTCAGAGAAGGTGAGTTGATACTATTCGATCAGAATGCTATCGAGCAAGGTAGAATCCAGAACATTGGAGAAACCGATTTTTTAGCCAGTTATAGTAACAAGGTATTCACTTTTTCATCGGTTTCAAACAGCAGCCTTACTGCAAAATCATATGACATCAGCAGCTTTAATTTACCTGATCCAGGCGATGCCATTGACCCTACTAACCTGAGTTATGAGGCTGAAATCATTGAACATAACTTTGGCGATACTGTCTTTTTACTTGACCAAGAGACCCTTAATGTTTTTCGCTGGGACTTGGTTAATGAAAAATATCTCACTTCATTGCCATTACTGAATTACCCACAACGTATCAGTTATTCCAAAGCTCATGATCGGATCTATTTAGGTTATGACAGCGGAAAAATAACCTATTTTGATCTCTCTTCAGATTCGCCGTCAGAGCAGCAATTAACCTCACTTCCTCAGAGTGTTCATGGCTTAAAGGCGTTTGATCAGTACCTGTTTGCAGCAGATGAATCTGGAGCATGGAATACCCAATATTTGTTTAATAAAGAAGGCACCCTGCTTGACTCGAAAGACTGGCGTACAAGAAGTCCTGTTTATATGTGGAATCCTGAGCTAAATAATATGTATTATTTGAGCTCAAGCGATATCTACTGGAATAATATTGATATTGTAAATGAAAAACTCGGAGTCGAATCTGACTCAAAATATCATTACGACACCCTATCAAGACAACCTCCCCTAATCATGATAAGTAACAACCAACTTATTCTGAATGGTGGCGGGCAGATTCTTAACCCCAATGATCAGTTAGAAATTCTGAATAACCTATCCAATTCAATCTCTGATGCCGTATGGGCCAGTGATACATTAATCACTGTAACTTCGGATGGTGGAAGCTATCAGGTATGGAAAGATAACTATGAGCTAGAAATCGAAAGGGCCATATCAACGACTGCTCCTATTCGATTATTTGAAAATAATGGTGACCTGATCATTATGTCGTCGACTTCTGGCAAGCCCGTATTTGAGCGATTTAGCCTTGGAGAAGATGAAGATAGGGATGGCGATGGTGTTAAAGACCTGATCGATAATTGCCTGGATATTGCGAATAGCAATCAACTTGACACAGATAGCGACAGTACGGGAAATGAGTGCGATAGTGACAATGACAACGATAGCATTCCTGATACCTATGAGTTAGCCAACAACATGGACCCACTAAATGCATCAGATGCTCTACTGGATAACGACAGCGATGGTTACAGCAACTTAATTGAATTTAAACTAGGAAGCGACCTGAATGATGCTTCTTCAGTTCCTGAAGTTATCACTTCAATAAGTGAGAACTTTAACGAAGGTTCAATGGGTATGTTTTATAGTAATGGCAATAAGCCCTGGAATATTAGCCCAAGTGGCAAGAATGGATCGATTGGGTTGTCATCAAGCGCATCATTGGACAAAGATACAACCTCTTCTCTCTTTATTACGGGTAATTTTTCGGAAGGCGTCATGTCTTTTGAGCATTATCAGTTCCCTAACAGTGATTATCAATTAAGTATCTGGATTGACGATCAGCATGAAACTTCATTCTACTTTTCATACGATAACAATTGGGAGTCACAGAGCTTTAATATAGAGGCAGGTACTCACACTATTGAATTTCGGGTATCGACAACATATTTCTATCCTGATGGCCCTTCTCAACATCTGATCGATAATGTCGAATTTGGCAGAGACTCAGACCAAGATGGCATCGCCGATCAATACGACAACTGCCCAACAATCAGCAACAGCTGGCAAGAGGATACCAATAACAATGGTATAGGCGATGAATGCGAAGGCCAGTACGCAGATGATGATGCTGATGGTATACCCTTATATCGTGATAATTGCCCAACAGTTTCAAACCCAGAACAGAAAGACCTGGATTTTGATCAGTATGGGGATGCCTGCGACACCGATATCGATGGCGATGGTATCAATAATGAAATTGAGGACTCTTATGACTTCCTGAACCCAAAAGACAGCTCCGATGCATTACAAGATCAGGATCAGGATGGTATTTCCAACCTCGAAGAAATTTTGACGGGTACAAACCCAATAGAGGCAAACGAGCGCGTTCGAATTGAACTGCTTGAATATTTCCCTCTGGGTAATATTGATGCCACAACTAGAGATGGAGGAGGTTACCAGATTCTACGAGGTGACAGACCTGGCGAATATATTATGAGCGATAAAAATTCTGCACTTTATCAAAAATTCACCGTCACAAACCTTGGTATTGAATTAACTGAATTTTTCACGCCAGAGGATAACTTTACATACAACCTTCGGGGACTGGTCGAGATACCAAAGAGTATGTATTTAAACGAAAAACTTACGTTCAAATATTCGATCACCAGAAATGGCCAGGATGAAGCCAATGGTGAACAAACTATTTCACTTATCGACATCGGCACAACAATCTGGAATGGAAAAGGTTATGATTATATTACCTTACGGAACGGTGATGCTGTTAGAACATATTTGAAAGGCATTGGCCCGATGTACAACGGCTGGGTAAACGATGGGGAAGGGATTATTCAGTCTATCTCTATTAACTCATTGGATGATACCGAAAATATTGAATCCGCTGACTCTTCAGGCAGCTCATCGGGCGGTTCAATCAATCCAATCTGGGCTCTGATGCTGTTTGGATTATTATTTAACCTCCGAAGACGCTCATACTAA
- a CDS encoding DUF2986 domain-containing protein, whose amino-acid sequence MNRKKKIKTILTKKLKKTQKREAPKNSNKPRYISKAERAELEISVNRPTENLEVSE is encoded by the coding sequence ATGAACCGCAAGAAAAAGATCAAAACTATCCTCACCAAAAAACTGAAGAAAACTCAGAAGCGCGAGGCTCCGAAGAACTCCAATAAGCCACGTTATATTTCTAAAGCAGAGCGGGCAGAGCTTGAAATTAGTGTTAACAGGCCAACTGAAAACCTGGAAGTTTCTGAATAA